The following proteins are encoded in a genomic region of Populus trichocarpa isolate Nisqually-1 chromosome 13, P.trichocarpa_v4.1, whole genome shotgun sequence:
- the LOC7489643 gene encoding syntaxin-related protein KNOLLE, whose translation MNDLMTKSFMSYVDLKKEAMKDLEAGPDPVVEMANASNTMESNLGMFLEEAENVKKEMGSIREILDQLQEANEESKTLHKPEALKSLRNKINTDIVTVQKKARSIKSQLEEMDRANAANRRLSGYKEGTPIYRTRIAVTNGLRKKLKELMMDFQGLRQKMMTEYKDTVGRRYFTVTGEYPDEEVIDKIISDGSGGEEFLKRAIQEHGKGKVLETVVEIQDRHDAAKEIEKSLLELHQVFLDMAVMVEAQGEQMDDIEHHVLNASHYVKDGTKELKGAKGYQKSSRKWMCIGIILLLIIILVIVIPIATSFSHS comes from the coding sequence ATGAATGACCTAATGACCAAATCCTTCATGAGCTATGTGGACCTAAAGAAAGAGGCCATGAAAGATCTTGAAGCTGGTCCTGACCCTGTTGTAGAAATGGCAAATGCATCAAACACCATGGAAAGCAACCTTGGTATGTTCCTTGAAGAAGCTGAGAATGTCAAGAAAGAAATGGGATCGATCCGTGAGATTCTTGACCAGCTGCAAGAAGCTAATGAAGAAAGCAAGACCTTACATAAACCCGAGGCCTTAAAATCACTACGAAACAAAATCAACACAGATATTGTTACTGTCCAGAAAAAGGCCAGAAGTATTAAATCCCAGCTTGAAGAAATGGACCGAGCAAATGCTGCTAATAGGCGCCTCTCAGGGTATAAGGAAGGAACTCCGATTTATAGAACAAGGATTGCCGTTACTAATGGCTTGCGCAAGAAATTGAAGGAGCTGATGATGGATTTTCAAGGTCTAAGGCAAAAAATGATGACGGAGTACAAAGATACTGTTGGTAGGAGGTATTTCACTGTTACTGGAGAGTACCCAGATGAGGAAGTCATTGATAAGATCATCTCTGATGGTAGTGGGGGTGAAGAGTTCTTGAAACGTGCAATTCAGGAGCATGGGAAAGGGAAGGTGTTGGAGACTGTGGTGGAAATTCAGGATAGACATGATGCTGCCAAAGAGATTGAGAAGAGCTTGTTGGAGCTGCACCAGGTGTTTTTGGACATGGCAGTGATGGTGGAGGCGCAGGGGGAGCAGATGGATGATATTGAGCACCATGTGTTGAATGCTAGCCACTATGTGAAGGATGGTACCAAAGAGCTCAAGGGTGCTAAAGGTTACCAGAAGAGCAGCAGGAAGTGGATGTGCATTGGGATCATTCTTCTTTTGATAATCATTCTAGTGATTGTTATACCTATTGCTACTAGCTTTAGTCACTCTTGA